GTACTCCACGACCTGAAAGAAGAAGAAGCCCTGGCTGTGATCCGGAAAGCAGCCAAAGAACGCCAGGATTCTGCCCGAACCTATCAGGAGGCGGGACGAACCGATTTGTCCGAAAAGGAAGAGGAGGAGCTGAAAATTATTGAAACCTATCTGCCGGCGGAAATGGATGATGAAGCCATCCGTCAGATCGTCCGGAAAATTATCCGCGATAGCGGTGCAGAAAGTATCCGGGATCTTGGAAAGGTGATGGGACCGGCAATGAAAGAACTTACCGGTCGTGCAGACGGGAAACGGGTCCAAATGATAGTTCGCGAAGAACTGGGAGGTTAATATGCATTGGATGGATATCCTGGCCATTATCATTGTTGCCTGGTTTGTGGTAAAAGATTATTTCAACGGATTGATTTTAAGCAGTTTCCGGTTGAT
This window of the Candidatus Neomarinimicrobiota bacterium genome carries:
- a CDS encoding GatB/YqeY domain-containing protein, encoding MTTYLEKIQLDLKNAMKDRDTVRTRTLRMLLSKLKEKRIEVLHDLKEEEALAVIRKAAKERQDSARTYQEAGRTDLSEKEEEELKIIETYLPAEMDDEAIRQIVRKIIRDSGAESIRDLGKVMGPAMKELTGRADGKRVQMIVREELGG